The stretch of DNA GTTCCTGGAGTTCAATTACATGATTCTGCAATCCTACGACTTCGTGGAGCTGAACCGCCGCTACGGCTGCGTGATGCAGATGGGCGGATCGGATCAGTGGGGCAACATCGTCAACGGCATCGATCTCGGCCGCCGCATGGGCACGCCGCAGCTCTATGCCCTGACCTGCCCGCTGCTCACCACCGCGTCCGGCGCCAAGATGGGCAAGACCGCTGCCGGCGCCGTCTGGCTGAACCCGGACATGCTGAAGCCCTACGATTACTGGCAGTTCTGGCGGAATACCGAGGATGCCGACGTCGCCCGCTTCCTCAAGCTGTTCACGCTGCTGCCGATGGCGGAGATCGACCGTCTGGCGGCGCTGGCCGGCTCCGAGATCAACGCGGCCAAGATGGTGCTGGCCACCGAGGCCACGGCTCTGATGCACGGCCGCGAGGCCGCGGAGGCCGCCGCCGAGACCGCGCGCAAGACGTTCGTCGAAGGCACGCTGGCCACGGATCTGCCGAGCGTCACGGTGCCGGTGGCGGTTCTGGACGCCGGTCTCGGTGTCCTCACCGCCTTCGGCCCGGACGTCGCCAAGCTGGTCCCCTCGACCAGCGAAGCGCGGCGCCAGATCAAGGGCGGCGGTCTGCGGGTCAACGACGTGCCGGTCACCGACGAGAAAGCGCTGCTCGGACGGGGTGATCTCAGCGGCGACGGTGTGATCAAGCTGTCGTTCGGCAAGAAGCGGCACGTGCTGCTGCGGGCGGAATGACCCGGGCTTGAAGCGATGCCGCCAGTCCGGCAACTGACAGCGTGAGCGCGGCGCGCATCCTGGTGATCGACGATGAGCCGCCGATCCGTCGGCTGCTGCGGACCGGCCTCGGGACGCAGGACTATGCCGTCGTCGAGGCCGCTGACGGCGCCGCGGCGCTCGCCGCGCTGGACGCGGACGGCATCGATCTGGCGATCCTCGATCTCGGCCTGCCCGATATCGGCGGCCACGCGCTGCTGGCGACGATCCGAGAACGCTGGCCGGATTTGCCGGTTCTCGTCCTCTCGAGCCGGGATGACGAGCGCGGCAAGGTCGAGGCGCTGGATCTCGGGGCGGACGATTACGTCACCAAGCCCTTCAGCATGAACGAGCTTCTGGCCCGGATCCGGGCTGCCCTGC from Methylobacterium sp. PvR107 encodes:
- a CDS encoding response regulator, with the protein product MSAARILVIDDEPPIRRLLRTGLGTQDYAVVEAADGAAALAALDADGIDLAILDLGLPDIGGHALLATIRERWPDLPVLVLSSRDDERGKVEALDLGADDYVTKPFSMNELLARIRAALRHRLAMQGERPIFRLDDLSVDLVRRIVRVGEREVKLSPREYEFLRVLVQHAGKVLTHAQLMRHAPSSSDPQYLRVYMRQLRQKLEPDPERPRYLLTETGLGYRLRAPD
- the tyrS gene encoding tyrosine--tRNA ligase, with product MTAESFAPKSDFLRILTERGYIHQTSDLAGIDAAAREGRLTTYVGYDCTAPSLHVGHLLSIMMLHWLQATGGKPIALMGGGTTRVGDPSGRDETRKILTVEQIDANKAEIRKTFDRFLRFGEAAGDAVMVDNAEWLTKLNYIEMLRDVGRHFSVNRMLSMDSVRLRLERDQELSFLEFNYMILQSYDFVELNRRYGCVMQMGGSDQWGNIVNGIDLGRRMGTPQLYALTCPLLTTASGAKMGKTAAGAVWLNPDMLKPYDYWQFWRNTEDADVARFLKLFTLLPMAEIDRLAALAGSEINAAKMVLATEATALMHGREAAEAAAETARKTFVEGTLATDLPSVTVPVAVLDAGLGVLTAFGPDVAKLVPSTSEARRQIKGGGLRVNDVPVTDEKALLGRGDLSGDGVIKLSFGKKRHVLLRAE